Proteins encoded by one window of Pseudomonas sp. LS44:
- a CDS encoding alkyl/aryl-sulfatase produces the protein MIRLSTAVLLASLSPCLLAAEATDAKQPTSFTLEAQQRVRAELPFSDRADFERAEKGLIKRPEQLLIKNQDGSVAWQLGGYDFLKTGKDFDTINPSLQRQAQLNLTSGLYKVVDGVYQVRGFDLANITFVEGKTGWIVIDTLLTPATAKAAYALVSQELGQKPIKAVIYTHAHADHFGGVQGLVSAEQVAKGEVQIIAPSGFMEAAIKENVLAGNAMSRRATYQYGRYLEKSPQGLVDMAIGKTTAHGPLSLLAPTKLIEGSLEELVIDGVPVTFQNTPGTESPAEMNIWLPQQKALLMAENVTGTQHNLYTLRGAEVRDALAWSKYINDALHLYGDKADVLLATHNWPRWGHDDIVKTLEKQRDMYGYLNDHTLNLANQGVTINQIHERFTVPDELAHEWSNRGYHGSVSHNVRAVINKYLGYYDGNPATLNPLAPEDSAKKYVEFMGGAEHVLKMARQSYDKGEYRWVAEVVNKVVFADPDNQAARQLQADTLEQLGYQAENAGWRNSYLAGAYELRHGVPRHLPTSKASAGAMAAMDTGLLFDYVGVRLNAKKAEGKDISINLVLPDRNEQYLLELKNSHLNNIKGVQSAKAGQTVTIDRADLNRLMLKEVSAQTLVAEGKLKSSGNPLLLGQLFGMLESFDYWFDIVTPKQGG, from the coding sequence ATGATCCGCCTATCCACTGCCGTTCTGTTGGCCAGCCTTTCCCCTTGCCTGCTGGCTGCCGAAGCCACCGATGCCAAACAGCCCACCTCTTTCACCCTTGAGGCGCAGCAACGTGTCCGCGCCGAGCTGCCGTTCAGCGACCGCGCCGACTTCGAGCGCGCGGAAAAGGGCCTGATCAAGCGCCCCGAGCAGTTGCTGATCAAGAACCAGGACGGCAGCGTCGCCTGGCAACTGGGTGGCTACGACTTCCTGAAAACCGGCAAGGACTTCGACACCATCAACCCGAGCCTGCAACGCCAGGCGCAGCTCAATCTCACGAGCGGTCTGTACAAGGTTGTCGACGGCGTCTACCAGGTGCGCGGCTTCGACCTGGCCAACATCACCTTCGTCGAGGGCAAGACCGGCTGGATCGTCATCGACACCCTGCTTACTCCCGCCACTGCCAAGGCAGCCTACGCGCTGGTCAGCCAGGAGCTGGGGCAGAAGCCGATCAAGGCGGTCATCTACACCCATGCCCACGCGGACCACTTTGGCGGCGTGCAGGGCTTGGTGTCGGCCGAGCAGGTGGCCAAGGGCGAGGTGCAGATCATTGCCCCGTCTGGTTTCATGGAAGCGGCGATCAAGGAAAACGTGCTGGCCGGCAACGCCATGTCCCGCCGCGCCACCTACCAGTACGGCCGCTATCTGGAGAAGAGCCCGCAGGGCCTTGTCGACATGGCCATTGGTAAGACGACGGCGCATGGCCCGCTGAGCCTGCTGGCGCCGACCAAGCTGATCGAGGGCAGTCTCGAAGAGCTGGTAATCGACGGCGTGCCGGTGACTTTCCAGAACACCCCAGGCACCGAATCGCCGGCGGAAATGAACATTTGGCTGCCGCAGCAGAAGGCGCTGCTGATGGCCGAGAACGTCACCGGTACCCAGCACAATCTCTATACCCTGCGCGGTGCCGAGGTGCGTGATGCTCTGGCCTGGAGCAAGTACATCAACGACGCGCTGCACTTGTATGGCGACAAGGCCGACGTGCTGCTCGCCACCCACAACTGGCCGCGCTGGGGGCATGACGACATCGTCAAGACCCTGGAAAAGCAGCGCGACATGTACGGCTACCTGAACGACCACACCCTGAACCTGGCCAACCAGGGCGTGACCATCAACCAGATCCACGAGCGCTTCACGGTGCCCGACGAGCTGGCCCATGAATGGTCCAACCGCGGCTACCACGGCTCGGTCAGCCACAACGTGCGTGCGGTGATCAACAAGTACCTCGGCTACTACGACGGCAACCCGGCGACGCTCAACCCACTGGCGCCAGAAGATTCGGCGAAGAAGTACGTCGAATTCATGGGCGGCGCCGAGCACGTGCTGAAGATGGCGCGCCAGTCCTACGACAAGGGCGAGTACCGCTGGGTCGCCGAGGTGGTCAACAAGGTGGTCTTCGCTGATCCGGACAACCAGGCCGCACGCCAGTTGCAGGCCGACACCCTGGAGCAGCTCGGCTACCAGGCCGAGAACGCCGGCTGGCGCAACAGCTACTTGGCTGGCGCCTACGAGTTGCGCCATGGCGTACCGCGTCATCTGCCAACATCCAAGGCCAGTGCGGGCGCCATGGCGGCGATGGATACCGGCCTGCTGTTCGATTACGTCGGCGTGCGCCTGAACGCGAAGAAAGCAGAGGGCAAAGACATCAGCATCAACCTGGTGCTGCCGGACCGCAACGAGCAGTACCTGCTGGAGCTGAAGAACTCGCACCTGAACAACATCAAGGGCGTGCAGAGTGCCAAGGCCGGGCAGACCGTGACCATCGACCGCGCCGACCTCAACCGGCTGATGCTCAAGGAAGTCTCCGCGCAGACCCTGGTGGCCGAAGGCAAGCTGAAGAGCTCGGGTAATCCGCTGCTGCTCGGCCAACTGTTCGGCATGCTCGAGTCGTTCGACTACTGGTTCGATATCGTCACGCCCAAGCAGGGCGGCTGA
- a CDS encoding putative urea ABC transporter substrate-binding protein, with product MRKPRLFALAAAGLAAALSLSAHAEQKDKFNVCWTIYAGWMPWEYGASKGIVDKWAKKYGIEIEVTQLNDYVESINQYSAGQFDGCTMTNMDALTIPAAGGVDSTALIVGDFSNGNDGLVLKGEGKQLADMKGMPINLVELSVSHYLLARSLEKAGLSEKDIKVVNTSDADIASAFNTSDVQAAATWNPMLAEITAKPGVSQVFDSSQIPGEIMDMMVVNSETLKDNPALGKALTGAWFEILALMNSGSAEGQTALEHMAKASGTDLAGFQAQLATTKLFYTPQETLAFATSPKLPATMTKVAEFSFSHGLLGEGAKDATAVGMSFAGNVVTGDKGNVKLRFDPSYVQMAVEGKL from the coding sequence ATGCGTAAACCCCGTCTGTTCGCTTTAGCCGCCGCCGGCCTCGCCGCCGCCCTCAGCCTCTCCGCGCACGCCGAGCAGAAAGACAAATTCAACGTCTGCTGGACCATCTACGCCGGCTGGATGCCCTGGGAGTACGGCGCCAGCAAGGGCATCGTCGACAAGTGGGCGAAGAAGTACGGGATCGAGATCGAGGTCACCCAGCTCAACGATTACGTCGAGTCGATCAACCAGTACAGCGCCGGCCAGTTCGACGGCTGCACCATGACCAACATGGACGCGCTGACCATTCCGGCGGCCGGCGGCGTCGACTCCACCGCGCTGATCGTCGGCGACTTTTCCAATGGCAACGACGGCCTGGTACTCAAGGGCGAAGGCAAGCAGCTCGCCGATATGAAAGGCATGCCGATCAATCTGGTCGAGCTGTCCGTCTCCCACTACCTCCTCGCCCGCTCCCTGGAAAAGGCCGGCCTCAGCGAGAAGGACATCAAGGTGGTCAACACCTCCGACGCCGACATCGCCAGCGCCTTCAACACCAGCGACGTGCAGGCCGCCGCCACCTGGAACCCGATGCTCGCCGAGATCACCGCCAAGCCCGGCGTCAGCCAGGTGTTCGACTCCAGCCAGATCCCCGGCGAGATCATGGACATGATGGTGGTCAACAGCGAGACCCTGAAGGACAACCCGGCCCTGGGCAAAGCCCTGACCGGCGCCTGGTTCGAAATCCTCGCTCTGATGAACAGCGGCAGCGCCGAAGGCCAGACCGCCCTCGAGCACATGGCCAAGGCCTCCGGCACCGACCTCGCCGGCTTCCAGGCGCAACTGGCCACCACCAAGTTGTTCTACACGCCGCAGGAAACCCTGGCGTTCGCCACCAGCCCGAAACTGCCGGCAACCATGACCAAGGTCGCCGAGTTCTCCTTCAGCCACGGTCTGCTCGGCGAAGGCGCGAAAGACGCCACCGCAGTGGGCATGAGCTTCGCCGGCAACGTGGTCACCGGCGACAAGGGCAACGTCAAGCTGCGCTTCGACCCGAGCTACGTGCAGATGGCTGTCGAAGGGAAACTCTAG
- a CDS encoding LysR family transcriptional regulator, with the protein MTDLRQLRHFVAVAEHGHFARAAAAINLSQPALSRSIQALEANLGCNLFDRGARSITLTAHGQLVLEHARRLLAGSRALHNAVSQLGNLQAGELRLGAGPYPAARLVPSALGQLARRYPKVRVQLHTEDWASLRRRLLNESIELFVADCRELLDDPLLTVEPLRVHPILFFCRPDHPLLALREPTTKDLAAYPLAGTQIPEDGTRSLQKLLGREPLPDIQCDNFMVLRELVRQSDVISLAPQDVLSADLAAEQLTALSARDAPPMQGSAYGLVSRAGHSLSPAAQTLRGLILAGDAAAEPTQ; encoded by the coding sequence ATGACTGACCTACGCCAGCTCCGCCATTTCGTCGCCGTCGCCGAACACGGCCACTTCGCTCGCGCCGCAGCGGCGATCAACCTCAGCCAACCAGCCCTCAGCCGCAGCATCCAGGCGCTGGAAGCCAACCTCGGCTGCAACCTGTTCGACCGCGGCGCACGCAGCATCACCCTCACCGCCCACGGCCAGTTGGTCCTCGAACACGCCAGGCGCCTGCTCGCCGGTAGTCGCGCGCTGCACAACGCGGTCAGTCAGCTCGGCAATCTGCAAGCCGGCGAGTTGCGCCTCGGCGCCGGGCCCTATCCGGCGGCACGCCTGGTCCCCAGCGCCCTGGGCCAACTGGCGCGCCGCTACCCCAAAGTGCGCGTGCAGCTGCACACCGAAGACTGGGCGAGCCTGCGCCGCCGGCTGCTCAATGAAAGCATCGAATTGTTCGTCGCCGACTGCCGAGAGCTGCTCGACGATCCGCTGCTCACCGTCGAACCGCTGCGCGTGCATCCCATCCTGTTCTTCTGCCGGCCCGACCATCCACTGCTAGCCCTCCGCGAACCGACCACCAAGGATCTCGCAGCCTACCCGCTGGCGGGCACGCAGATTCCCGAGGACGGCACGCGGAGCCTGCAAAAGCTACTGGGCCGCGAGCCGCTGCCGGATATCCAGTGCGACAACTTCATGGTGCTGCGAGAGTTGGTCCGGCAAAGCGACGTGATCAGCCTCGCGCCGCAGGATGTGCTGAGTGCGGATCTTGCCGCGGAGCAGTTAACGGCCCTGTCCGCTCGCGACGCGCCCCCCATGCAAGGCTCGGCCTATGGCCTGGTCAGCCGCGCCGGTCACAGCCTGTCACCGGCGGCGCAGACCCTGCGCGGACTGATATTGGCGGGCGACGCCGCCGCTGAACCGACTCAGTAA
- a CDS encoding ABC transporter ATP-binding protein, which produces MARRPEHSDRSGQVVHEDRAHRVTQSGARAAGDFIQVKNVWQTYGDQTVLENLNLNIAEGEFCTLVGASGCGKSTFLRLLLGQERASRGQILLDGQPLAGEPDASRGVVFQRYSVFPHLTVLDNVAIGLELPRSPLFGRLFGRAKRDAREQAAALLQKVGLGHALDKYPSALSGGMQQRLAIAQALITKPRVLLLDEPFGALDPGIRKDMHELLLGLWHETQLTVFMVTHDLSEGFSLGTRILVFDKLRADPHAPNAYGARITYDIPLNSDRRAARAAVDALPAHVTGNLQPAIQGA; this is translated from the coding sequence ATGGCAAGGCGCCCGGAGCACAGCGACCGGAGCGGACAAGTCGTCCATGAGGATCGCGCGCACCGCGTAACACAGTCAGGGGCTCGCGCAGCAGGCGACTTCATTCAAGTGAAAAATGTCTGGCAAACCTACGGCGACCAGACCGTCCTGGAGAACCTCAACCTGAACATCGCCGAGGGTGAGTTCTGCACCCTGGTCGGTGCTTCCGGTTGCGGCAAGTCGACCTTCCTGCGCCTGTTGCTCGGCCAGGAACGCGCCAGCCGCGGGCAGATCCTCCTCGACGGCCAGCCGCTGGCCGGCGAACCGGATGCCAGCCGCGGCGTGGTGTTCCAGCGCTATTCGGTGTTCCCGCACCTGACCGTACTGGACAACGTCGCCATCGGCCTGGAGCTGCCGCGTTCGCCACTGTTTGGGCGGTTGTTCGGCCGCGCCAAACGTGACGCCCGCGAACAAGCCGCCGCGCTGCTGCAGAAAGTCGGCCTCGGCCACGCCTTGGACAAGTACCCGAGCGCGCTGTCCGGTGGCATGCAGCAACGTCTGGCGATTGCCCAGGCACTGATCACCAAGCCGCGCGTGCTGCTGCTCGACGAACCGTTCGGCGCCCTCGATCCGGGCATCCGCAAGGACATGCACGAGCTGCTGCTCGGCCTGTGGCACGAGACCCAGCTGACCGTGTTTATGGTCACCCACGACCTTAGTGAAGGCTTCAGCCTCGGCACGCGCATCCTGGTGTTCGACAAGCTGCGCGCCGATCCGCATGCGCCGAACGCCTACGGCGCGCGGATCACCTACGACATTCCCCTGAACAGCGACCGCCGCGCCGCGCGCGCCGCCGTCGACGCCCTGCCGGCGCACGTCACCGGCAACCTGCAACCTGCCATTCAAGGAGCCTGA
- a CDS encoding ABC transporter permease gives MRLINRHPDRPSRLLLVLLPFALLLFVYFTGSAARLTENPNDKLLPSAAQMIDAVERLALTEDKRSGQYLFWQDTASSLTRLGIGLGIAALAGLCLGLASGTLPLFGAPLSPLLTVLSMIPPLAVLPILFIVFGLGELSKVMLIVFGITPCIARDIEQRAREIPKEILIKAQTLGASTWTLILRVVLPQLLPRLLISLRLMLGSAWLYLIAAEAIASTDGLGYRIFLVRRYMAMDVILPYVVWITLLAWLMDLGLRRATQLAFPWYEGAKA, from the coding sequence ATGCGCCTGATCAACCGCCATCCGGATCGCCCTAGCCGCCTGTTGCTGGTGTTGCTGCCGTTCGCCCTGCTGCTGTTCGTCTACTTCACCGGCTCGGCGGCGCGGCTGACGGAGAACCCCAACGACAAGCTGCTGCCCAGTGCGGCGCAAATGATCGATGCGGTCGAACGCCTGGCGCTCACCGAGGACAAGCGCAGCGGCCAGTACCTGTTCTGGCAGGACACTGCCTCGAGCCTGACCCGCCTCGGCATCGGCCTGGGCATCGCCGCCCTCGCCGGCCTGTGCCTGGGTCTGGCCAGCGGCACCCTGCCGCTGTTCGGCGCGCCGCTGTCGCCACTGCTCACCGTGCTGTCGATGATCCCGCCGCTGGCGGTGCTGCCGATCCTGTTCATCGTCTTCGGCCTCGGCGAGCTGTCCAAGGTGATGCTGATCGTCTTCGGCATCACCCCCTGCATCGCCCGCGACATCGAACAGCGCGCCCGTGAGATCCCCAAGGAAATCCTCATCAAGGCGCAGACCCTTGGCGCCAGCACCTGGACCCTGATCCTCCGCGTGGTGCTGCCGCAGCTGCTGCCGCGCCTGCTGATCTCGCTGCGCCTGATGCTCGGCTCGGCCTGGCTGTACCTGATCGCCGCCGAAGCCATCGCCAGCACCGACGGCCTTGGCTACCGGATCTTCCTGGTCCGCCGCTACATGGCGATGGACGTGATCCTCCCCTACGTGGTGTGGATCACCCTGCTCGCCTGGCTGATGGACCTCGGCCTGCGCCGCGCCACCCAGCTGGCCTTCCCCTGGTACGAAGGAGCCAAGGCATGA
- the uca gene encoding urea carboxylase, with protein MFNKLLIANRGAIACRILRTLRALDVKGVAVYSEADAASLHIQQADEAHSLGEGPAAGTYLVVDKILAVAKQTGATAIHPGYGFLSENAAFAEACEAAGIAFVGPTPEQLRVFGLKHTARALAKQHGVPMLEGTELLENLDAALIAGDQVGYPVMLKSTAGGGGIGMRVCRSAEELSDAFETVKRLGQNNFSDSGVFIEKYIQRARHLEVQVFGDGQGEVLALGVRDCSVQRRNQKVLEETPATNLPAGMADELCAAAIKLAKAVSYRSAGTVEFVYDSEAERFYFLEVNTRLQVEHGVTEQVWSVDLVRWMIELAAGDLAPLSELAKGLKPSGHAIQARLYAEDPGRDFQPSPGLLTAVEFPKADGKALRIDTWVEAGCEIPPYFDPMIAKLIAWAPSRAEASAALSQALADSILYGVESNRDYLRQILVDAPFASGSPWTRCLEGLIYKADTFEVLSAGTQTTVQDFPGRLGYWAVGVPPSGPMDDRALRLGNRLLGNAEGAAGLEITMSGPSLRFNTDAVIAVTGAAIPLSLDGVAQPLNTALLVKAGSTLSLGTIAGSGARAYLSLRGGLQVPDYLGSKSTFTLGQFGGHGGRALRAGDVLHIPALDDREAGASLPAELYDVLPAVREIRVIYGPHGAPEYFTPAYIETFFATAWEVHFNSSRTGVRLIGPKPEWVRESGGEAGLHPSNIHDNPYAIGAVDFTGDMPVILGPDGPSLGGFVCPVTTIEADLWQLGQLKAGDKVRFLPVEITTARELAKLRQEETRNLVARMQSGADASPASRISSGLQSPIVLDLGEADKHLVARLSGDTHLLLEIGQPELDLVLRFRGHALMQALEAKQIAGVIDLTPGIRSLQVHYQPETLPLQQLLDTVAGVWGAVCNAQDLKVPSRIVYLPLSWDDPACQLAIEKYMTTVRKDAPWCPSNLEFIRRINDLPNLDEVYRTVFDASYLVMGLGDVYLGAPVATPLDPRHRLVTTKYNPARTWTAENSVGIGGAYMCVYGMEGPGGYQFVGRTLQMWNRYRAVAAFDGKPWLLRFFDQIRFYPVSASELLQIRRDFPLGRYDLRIEHSELALADYQQFLNEEAEGIAAFRGQQQAAFNAERERWIASGQAHFDSEEAVVELGEDTPLGAGQHAIESHIAGNLWQVQVEAGCEVKAGDVLVILESMKMEIPLTAPRDGVVREVRVQPGSPVRAGQRVVVLEEA; from the coding sequence ATGTTCAACAAACTCCTGATCGCCAACCGCGGCGCCATTGCCTGCCGCATCCTGCGCACCCTGCGCGCGCTCGACGTCAAAGGCGTCGCCGTGTACTCCGAGGCCGACGCCGCCAGCCTGCACATCCAGCAGGCCGACGAAGCGCACAGCCTCGGCGAAGGCCCGGCCGCCGGCACCTATCTGGTGGTCGACAAGATCCTCGCCGTGGCCAAGCAGACCGGTGCCACCGCGATTCACCCCGGCTACGGCTTCCTCTCCGAGAACGCCGCCTTTGCCGAAGCCTGCGAAGCCGCCGGCATCGCCTTCGTCGGCCCGACACCCGAGCAACTGCGCGTGTTCGGCCTCAAGCACACCGCCCGCGCACTGGCCAAGCAGCACGGCGTGCCGATGCTGGAAGGCACCGAGCTGCTGGAAAACCTCGACGCCGCGCTGATCGCCGGCGATCAAGTGGGCTACCCGGTCATGCTGAAAAGCACCGCCGGCGGCGGCGGCATCGGCATGCGTGTATGCCGCAGTGCGGAAGAGCTGTCCGACGCCTTTGAAACCGTCAAGCGTCTCGGGCAGAACAACTTCAGCGACTCCGGCGTATTCATCGAGAAATACATCCAGCGCGCCCGCCATCTGGAAGTGCAGGTGTTCGGCGACGGCCAAGGCGAGGTGCTGGCCCTCGGCGTACGCGACTGCTCGGTGCAGCGGCGCAACCAGAAAGTCCTGGAAGAGACCCCGGCGACCAATCTGCCGGCCGGTATGGCCGACGAGTTGTGCGCAGCGGCGATCAAGCTGGCCAAAGCGGTCAGCTATCGCAGCGCCGGCACCGTCGAGTTCGTCTACGACAGCGAGGCCGAGCGCTTCTACTTCCTCGAAGTGAACACCCGCCTGCAGGTCGAGCACGGCGTCACCGAACAGGTGTGGAGTGTCGACCTGGTGCGCTGGATGATCGAACTGGCGGCCGGTGACCTGGCCCCGCTCAGCGAGCTGGCCAAGGGCCTGAAGCCCAGCGGCCACGCGATTCAGGCGCGCCTGTACGCCGAAGACCCGGGCCGCGACTTCCAGCCGAGCCCCGGCCTGCTCACTGCCGTCGAATTTCCCAAGGCCGACGGCAAAGCGCTGCGCATCGACACCTGGGTCGAAGCCGGTTGCGAGATTCCGCCCTACTTCGACCCAATGATCGCCAAGCTGATCGCCTGGGCGCCGAGCCGTGCCGAGGCCAGCGCAGCGCTGAGCCAGGCGCTGGCCGATTCCATTCTGTACGGCGTGGAGTCCAACCGCGATTACCTGCGGCAGATTCTGGTCGACGCGCCGTTCGCCAGCGGCTCGCCGTGGACCCGCTGCCTGGAAGGCTTGATCTATAAAGCCGATACCTTCGAAGTGCTGTCCGCCGGCACCCAGACCACCGTGCAGGACTTCCCCGGCCGCCTCGGCTACTGGGCAGTTGGCGTGCCGCCGTCGGGACCGATGGACGACCGCGCGCTGCGCCTGGGCAACCGCCTGCTGGGTAATGCGGAAGGCGCCGCCGGCCTGGAAATCACCATGAGCGGGCCAAGCCTGCGCTTCAACACTGACGCGGTGATCGCGGTCACTGGCGCGGCGATTCCGCTGAGCCTGGATGGCGTCGCCCAGCCGCTGAACACCGCGCTGCTGGTCAAGGCCGGCAGCACCCTCAGTCTCGGCACCATCGCCGGCAGCGGCGCGCGCGCCTACCTCAGTCTGCGCGGCGGCCTGCAGGTGCCGGATTACCTCGGTTCGAAGAGCACCTTCACCCTCGGCCAGTTCGGCGGCCACGGCGGCCGCGCGCTGCGCGCCGGCGATGTGCTGCATATCCCAGCACTCGACGACCGCGAGGCCGGCGCCAGCCTGCCCGCTGAGCTCTACGACGTGCTGCCGGCAGTCCGCGAGATCCGCGTGATCTACGGCCCACACGGCGCCCCGGAATACTTCACCCCGGCCTACATCGAGACCTTCTTCGCCACCGCCTGGGAAGTGCACTTCAACTCCAGCCGCACCGGCGTGCGGCTGATCGGGCCGAAACCGGAATGGGTGCGTGAAAGCGGCGGCGAGGCCGGCCTGCACCCATCGAACATCCACGACAACCCCTACGCCATCGGCGCGGTGGACTTCACCGGCGACATGCCGGTGATCCTCGGCCCGGACGGCCCGAGCCTCGGCGGCTTCGTCTGCCCGGTGACCACAATCGAGGCCGACCTGTGGCAACTCGGCCAGCTCAAGGCCGGCGACAAGGTGCGCTTCTTGCCGGTGGAGATCACCACGGCGCGCGAGCTGGCGAAGCTGCGTCAGGAAGAGACGCGGAACCTCGTAGCCCGGATGCAATCCGGGGCGGATGCGTCGCCGGCTTCCCGGATTTCATCCGGGCTACAAAGCCCCATCGTTCTGGACCTCGGTGAAGCCGATAAGCACCTGGTCGCCCGCCTCTCCGGCGACACCCACCTGCTGCTGGAAATCGGCCAGCCGGAGCTCGATCTGGTCCTGCGCTTCCGCGGCCACGCGCTGATGCAGGCCCTGGAAGCCAAGCAGATCGCCGGGGTGATCGACCTGACCCCCGGCATCCGCTCGCTGCAGGTGCACTACCAGCCGGAAACCCTGCCGCTGCAACAGCTGCTCGACACCGTCGCCGGCGTCTGGGGCGCGGTGTGCAACGCCCAGGACCTCAAGGTGCCGTCGCGCATCGTCTACCTGCCGCTGTCCTGGGACGACCCGGCCTGCCAATTGGCCATCGAGAAATACATGACCACGGTGCGCAAGGACGCGCCCTGGTGCCCGAGCAACCTGGAGTTCATCCGCCGCATCAACGACCTGCCGAACCTCGACGAGGTGTACCGCACGGTGTTCGACGCCAGTTATCTGGTGATGGGCCTCGGTGACGTCTACCTCGGCGCGCCAGTCGCCACGCCGCTGGACCCGCGCCATCGCCTGGTGACCACCAAGTACAACCCGGCCCGCACCTGGACCGCGGAGAACTCGGTGGGCATCGGCGGCGCCTACATGTGCGTGTACGGCATGGAGGGCCCCGGCGGCTACCAGTTTGTCGGCCGCACCCTGCAGATGTGGAACCGTTACCGCGCGGTCGCCGCGTTCGACGGCAAGCCGTGGCTGCTGCGCTTCTTCGACCAGATCCGTTTCTACCCGGTGTCTGCCTCCGAACTGCTGCAGATCCGCCGCGACTTCCCGCTCGGCCGCTATGACTTGCGCATCGAGCACAGCGAACTGGCGCTGGCCGACTACCAGCAGTTCCTCAATGAGGAAGCCGAGGGCATCGCCGCCTTCCGCGGCCAGCAGCAGGCGGCGTTCAACGCCGAGCGCGAACGCTGGATCGCTTCCGGCCAGGCGCATTTCGACAGCGAGGAAGCGGTCGTCGAGCTCGGCGAGGACACCCCGCTCGGCGCTGGCCAGCACGCCATCGAAAGCCACATCGCCGGCAACCTCTGGCAGGTGCAGGTCGAGGCCGGCTGCGAAGTGAAGGCCGGCGACGTACTGGTGATCCTCGAGTCGATGAAGATGGAAATCCCCCTCACCGCCCCACGCGACGGCGTGGTCCGCGAAGTCCGCGTGCAACCCGGCTCACCGGTGCGTGCCGGGCAGCGGGTGGTGGTACTCGAGGAAGCCTGA
- a CDS encoding urea amidolyase associated protein UAAP1, producing the protein MTASLALRPTLYEETVPAGGHTSFVLKRGQVLRVTDLEGGANVSLLLLSAEEKSERLNLPDTLKCQHTAKLTEGHCLYSDMGRVLAAITADTCGWHDSFGGVLNAAEVEEKYGAGRYQELRNNYFRNGVDNLLVEMGKWNLNLQDLLMALNLFSKVTVDRDGCFNFEPGNSKAGDYVELYAPMDTLVVLTALQHPLDPNPQYAPKPVQLTWSRVESDGISILCRTSRPENARGFHNTERLYI; encoded by the coding sequence ATGACTGCCTCGCTCGCCCTGCGCCCGACCCTGTATGAAGAAACCGTCCCCGCTGGCGGCCACACCTCGTTCGTCCTCAAGCGCGGCCAAGTCCTGCGCGTCACCGACCTCGAAGGCGGCGCCAACGTCAGCCTGCTGCTGCTCAGTGCCGAGGAAAAAAGCGAGCGCCTCAACCTGCCGGACACCCTCAAGTGCCAGCACACCGCCAAGCTCACCGAAGGCCACTGCCTGTACTCGGACATGGGCCGCGTGCTCGCCGCGATCACCGCCGACACCTGCGGCTGGCACGACAGCTTCGGCGGTGTATTGAACGCTGCGGAAGTCGAGGAGAAGTACGGCGCTGGCCGCTATCAGGAGCTGCGCAACAACTACTTCCGCAACGGCGTGGACAACCTGCTGGTGGAAATGGGCAAGTGGAACCTCAACCTGCAGGACCTGCTGATGGCCCTCAACCTGTTCAGCAAGGTCACGGTGGACCGCGACGGCTGCTTCAACTTTGAGCCGGGCAACTCCAAGGCCGGCGACTACGTCGAGCTGTACGCGCCGATGGACACGCTGGTGGTGCTCACCGCCCTGCAGCATCCGCTGGACCCTAATCCGCAGTACGCGCCCAAGCCGGTGCAGCTGACCTGGAGCCGCGTCGAGAGCGATGGCATCAGCATCCTCTGCCGCACCTCGCGCCCGGAAAACGCCCGCGGCTTCCACAACACCGAACGCCTGTATATCTGA
- a CDS encoding urea amidolyase associated protein UAAP2 — MSLIESKLHPEAAVYRHVIPAGEPFLCEVKAGQTVRLLDLEGNQAVDTLFYSARNPRERYDPQRTLRKQNNVYLTTGTVLYSNLGNPLLTISADTCGRHDTLGGACAQESNTVRYALEKRYMHSCRDNFLRASLHDGRLEKRDIGANINFFMNVPVTPEGGLTFADGISAPGKYVELKSHMDVIVLISNCPQLNNPCNAYNPTPAEVLVWD, encoded by the coding sequence ATGTCTCTGATCGAAAGCAAGCTGCATCCCGAAGCCGCCGTGTACCGCCATGTGATCCCGGCCGGCGAACCGTTCCTCTGCGAAGTGAAAGCCGGGCAGACCGTGCGTCTGCTCGATCTGGAAGGTAACCAAGCGGTCGACACGCTGTTCTACTCGGCCCGCAACCCGCGCGAGCGTTACGACCCGCAGCGCACCCTGCGCAAGCAGAACAACGTCTACCTGACCACCGGCACGGTGCTGTATTCCAACCTCGGCAACCCGCTGCTGACCATCAGCGCCGACACCTGCGGCCGCCACGACACCCTCGGCGGCGCCTGCGCGCAGGAGAGCAACACCGTCAGATATGCACTCGAAAAACGCTATATGCACAGCTGCCGCGACAACTTCCTGCGCGCCAGCTTGCACGACGGCCGCCTGGAGAAGCGCGACATCGGCGCCAACATCAACTTCTTTATGAACGTTCCCGTGACACCAGAGGGCGGCCTGACCTTCGCCGACGGCATCTCCGCGCCAGGCAAGTACGTCGAGCTGAAGTCGCACATGGACGTGATCGTGCTGATCTCCAACTGCCCGCAGCTGAACAACCCGTGCAACGCCTACAACCCGACCCCAGCCGAGGTGCTGGTATGGGACTGA